Proteins from a genomic interval of Kitasatospora herbaricolor:
- a CDS encoding arsenate reductase ArsC has product MPTTASASVLFVCIHNAGRSQMAAGFLRHLAGDRIEVRSAGSVPGDRINPSAVAAMAELGIDISDRKPKVLTTEAVQASDYVITMGCGDACPYFPGKKYLDWKLDDPAGQGVEAVRPIRDEIKRLVEGLIAEIDAGPQQG; this is encoded by the coding sequence ATGCCCACCACCGCCTCCGCGTCCGTGCTGTTCGTCTGCATCCACAACGCGGGCCGCTCCCAGATGGCGGCCGGCTTCCTGCGCCACCTCGCGGGCGACCGCATCGAGGTCCGCTCCGCCGGCTCCGTGCCCGGAGACCGGATCAACCCGTCGGCGGTCGCCGCGATGGCCGAGCTCGGCATCGACATCTCCGACCGGAAGCCCAAGGTGCTGACCACCGAAGCCGTCCAGGCCTCCGACTACGTCATCACCATGGGCTGCGGCGACGCCTGCCCGTACTTCCCCGGCAAGAAGTACCTGGACTGGAAGCTCGACGACCCGGCCGGCCAGGGTGTCGAGGCGGTCCGCCCCATCCGCGACGAGATCAAGCGCCTCGTCGAGGGCCTGATCGCCGAGATCGACGCCGGGCCGCAGCAGGGCTGA
- a CDS encoding ArsR/SmtB family transcription factor, protein MVMSVDSDVLKALADPLRIRILTLLAEEALCTTHLVEETGARQTNLSNHLRILRDAGLVDTEPCGRFTYYSLRPDALEAVTAEFAGLAATAREAAANRRKRSC, encoded by the coding sequence ATGGTGATGTCAGTCGACAGTGACGTGTTGAAGGCCCTGGCCGACCCGCTGAGGATCCGGATCCTCACGCTGCTCGCCGAGGAGGCGCTGTGCACGACCCACCTCGTCGAGGAGACCGGCGCCCGGCAGACGAACCTGTCGAACCACCTCAGGATCCTCCGGGACGCCGGACTGGTCGACACCGAGCCCTGCGGTCGATTCACCTACTACTCGCTGCGCCCCGACGCCCTTGAGGCCGTGACGGCGGAGTTCGCCGGGCTGGCCGCCACCGCCCGTGAGGCCGCCGCGAACCGTCGCAAGCGGTCCTGCTGA
- a CDS encoding aquaporin yields MSAIEAGPDIADPSRVEPPPASGRGRRHAVPLANRVAAELVGTAALVAVVVGSGIQATELSKDVGLQLLANSLATVFGLGVLILLLGPVSGAHFNPVVTLAEWWTGRKDPEGLGPREVAAYIPAQIVGAIAGAVLADAMFGKALVQWSTHERSAGHLLLGEVVATAGLVLLIFGLARTDHLRFAPVAVASYIGAAYWFTSSTSFANPAVTIGRAFTDTFAGIAPGSVPGFVGLQLVGGVVGLALVALVFDHRRRTSATAGSK; encoded by the coding sequence TTGAGCGCCATAGAGGCCGGACCCGACATCGCGGACCCGTCCAGGGTCGAGCCTCCCCCGGCCTCCGGCCGGGGGCGCCGGCACGCCGTCCCGCTCGCCAACCGCGTCGCGGCCGAGCTGGTCGGCACCGCCGCGCTGGTCGCCGTCGTGGTCGGCTCCGGCATCCAGGCCACCGAGCTCAGCAAGGACGTCGGCCTGCAACTGCTCGCCAACTCGCTGGCCACCGTCTTCGGCCTCGGTGTGCTGATCCTGCTGCTCGGCCCCGTCTCCGGCGCGCACTTCAACCCGGTCGTCACACTGGCCGAGTGGTGGACCGGCCGCAAGGACCCCGAGGGCCTCGGCCCGCGCGAGGTCGCCGCCTACATCCCCGCGCAGATCGTCGGCGCGATCGCCGGGGCGGTCCTGGCCGACGCGATGTTCGGCAAGGCGCTGGTGCAGTGGTCCACGCACGAGCGGTCCGCCGGGCACCTGCTGCTCGGCGAGGTCGTCGCCACGGCGGGCCTGGTTCTGCTGATCTTCGGACTCGCGAGGACCGACCACCTGCGGTTCGCGCCGGTCGCGGTCGCCTCCTACATCGGCGCCGCGTACTGGTTCACGTCGTCCACCTCCTTCGCCAACCCGGCCGTCACCATCGGGCGCGCCTTCACCGACACCTTCGCGGGCATCGCCCCGGGCTCCGTACCGGGCTTCGTCGGCCTGCAGTTGGTCGGCGGCGTCGTGGGCCTGGCCCTGGTGGCACTGGTCTTCGACCACCGCCGCCGCACCTCGGCCACGGCCGGTTCGAAGTGA
- a CDS encoding GNAT family N-acetyltransferase: protein MAAAHATQVLTIYQAGIDEGDATFETAAPTWEAFDAGKLPAHRHVALEPGGRVLGWVAASRVSDRCAYAGVVEHSVYVHPEARGRGVARALLDALIHSTQAAGVWTIQSGIFPENTASLALHRRAGFRVVGTRERIGRQHGVWRDVVLVERRSPVVE from the coding sequence ATGGCCGCCGCCCATGCCACCCAGGTCCTGACGATCTACCAGGCCGGGATCGACGAAGGTGACGCCACCTTCGAGACCGCGGCTCCGACCTGGGAGGCCTTCGACGCCGGCAAGCTCCCGGCCCACCGCCACGTCGCCCTTGAGCCGGGAGGCCGGGTGCTCGGCTGGGTCGCCGCGAGCCGGGTCTCCGACCGCTGCGCCTACGCCGGTGTGGTCGAGCATTCCGTCTACGTCCACCCCGAGGCCCGTGGGCGCGGCGTCGCCCGTGCCCTGCTGGACGCCCTGATCCACTCCACGCAGGCAGCCGGCGTCTGGACGATCCAGTCCGGGATCTTCCCCGAGAACACCGCCAGCCTCGCCCTGCACCGGCGGGCGGGCTTCCGCGTCGTCGGCACCCGCGAGCGGATCGGCCGGCAGCACGGCGTCTGGCGCGACGTCGTGCTGGTCGAACGCCGAAGCCCGGTCGTCGAGTGA
- a CDS encoding ArsR/SmtB family transcription factor translates to MRPIPLIDAEAAGRYAAWFRALADPTRVRLLHLLAVEGRPMAVGEIVERASVGQSTVSHHLKILAEVRFVQAERQGTSTRYEVNRTCLAVFPAAVRTILGEDSAGQGADRGR, encoded by the coding sequence ATGCGTCCCATCCCCCTGATCGACGCGGAAGCCGCCGGGCGGTACGCGGCGTGGTTCAGGGCGCTGGCCGACCCGACCCGTGTCCGGCTGCTCCACCTGCTGGCCGTCGAGGGCCGCCCGATGGCCGTCGGTGAGATCGTCGAGCGGGCGAGCGTCGGCCAGTCCACCGTCTCGCACCACCTGAAGATCCTCGCCGAGGTGCGCTTCGTCCAGGCCGAGCGCCAGGGCACCTCCACCCGGTACGAGGTCAACCGGACCTGCCTGGCGGTCTTCCCGGCCGCGGTGCGGACGATTCTCGGCGAGGACTCCGCCGGGCAGGGGGCCGACCGTGGCCGCTGA
- a CDS encoding ArsR/SmtB family transcription factor: MSNLKLVELPVVEPEAVPCCPPVTSAALSEADSVRMAAMFKALADPVRLRLFSRVASHEGGEACVCDIQDVGVSQPTVSHHLKKLREAGLLTSERRGTWVYYRVAPEALAAMAGLLSAAR, from the coding sequence ATGTCGAATCTGAAGTTGGTGGAGCTGCCGGTGGTCGAGCCCGAGGCCGTGCCCTGCTGCCCGCCCGTCACCTCGGCAGCCCTGTCCGAGGCGGATTCGGTGAGGATGGCCGCGATGTTCAAGGCGCTCGCGGACCCCGTGCGCCTGCGGCTGTTCTCCCGGGTCGCCTCCCACGAGGGCGGTGAGGCGTGCGTGTGCGACATCCAGGACGTCGGCGTCTCCCAGCCCACCGTCTCCCATCACCTCAAGAAGCTCCGCGAGGCCGGCCTGCTCACCAGCGAGCGGCGCGGCACCTGGGTCTACTACCGGGTCGCCCCCGAGGCGCTCGCCGCCATGGCCGGCCTGCTGTCGGCCGCTCGCTGA
- a CDS encoding NAD(P)-binding domain-containing protein has product MSENTPTDQLPVVVIGAGPVGLAAAAHLIGRNIEPLVLEAGPGAGTAVREWAHVRLFSPWAEVVDPAAEKLLAPTGWVRPDGASYPSGADWAELYLQPLADVLGGRVRYGARVTGVARAGRDRIVDSGRAEQPFTVHLTAADGSEERITARAVVDASGTWSTPNPLGADGLPALGERTHGARISYRVPDLKDAAVRARYAGRRTAVVGTGASAFTALASLADLAKEEPGTHAVWVLRRGLGGSTYGGGDADQLPARGALGLRAKAAVEAGHASALTGFRTAGVEEADGRLVLLSEDGRRSDPLDEVVVLTGLRPDLSFLSEVRLGLDERLQAPLALAPLVDPNQHSCGTVYPHGAAELSHPESDVYLVGMKSYGRAPTFLAMTGYEQVRSVAAALAGDHAAAARVELTLPETGVCGGAGLFDQPGTAPADTGQTDTGGCCSTPAAPQLITLGAAPQDSCSPTGGC; this is encoded by the coding sequence ATGAGCGAGAACACCCCCACCGATCAGCTGCCCGTCGTCGTGATCGGCGCCGGCCCGGTCGGCCTGGCCGCCGCCGCCCACCTGATCGGGCGGAACATCGAGCCCCTCGTCCTGGAGGCCGGGCCCGGCGCCGGCACGGCGGTGCGCGAGTGGGCCCACGTCCGGCTTTTCTCGCCCTGGGCCGAGGTCGTCGACCCGGCCGCCGAGAAGCTCCTCGCCCCCACCGGCTGGGTCCGCCCCGACGGCGCCTCCTACCCGTCCGGCGCCGACTGGGCCGAGCTCTACCTGCAGCCGCTCGCCGACGTCCTCGGCGGTCGCGTCCGCTACGGCGCCCGGGTCACCGGCGTCGCGCGCGCCGGACGCGACCGGATCGTCGATTCCGGGCGCGCCGAGCAGCCGTTCACCGTCCACCTCACCGCGGCCGACGGGAGCGAGGAGCGCATCACCGCCCGCGCCGTCGTCGACGCCTCCGGCACCTGGTCCACCCCCAACCCGCTCGGCGCCGACGGCCTGCCCGCCCTCGGCGAACGCACCCACGGCGCCCGGATCTCCTACCGCGTCCCCGACCTGAAGGACGCTGCCGTCCGTGCCCGGTACGCGGGCAGGCGCACCGCCGTCGTCGGCACCGGCGCCTCCGCGTTCACCGCCCTCGCATCCCTCGCCGACCTGGCGAAGGAGGAGCCCGGCACGCACGCGGTCTGGGTGCTCCGGCGCGGCCTCGGCGGCTCGACCTACGGCGGCGGCGACGCCGACCAGCTCCCCGCCCGCGGTGCGCTCGGCCTCCGCGCCAAGGCGGCCGTCGAGGCAGGTCACGCGAGCGCCCTCACCGGGTTCCGCACCGCCGGCGTCGAAGAGGCCGACGGCCGGCTGGTCCTGCTCTCGGAGGACGGGCGGCGCAGCGATCCGCTGGACGAGGTCGTCGTCCTGACCGGCCTGCGCCCGGACCTGTCGTTCCTCTCCGAGGTCCGCCTCGGCCTCGACGAACGCCTCCAGGCTCCCCTGGCGCTCGCGCCGCTGGTCGACCCCAACCAGCACTCCTGCGGCACCGTCTACCCGCACGGCGCGGCCGAACTCTCCCACCCCGAGAGCGACGTCTACCTGGTCGGCATGAAGTCCTACGGCCGCGCGCCCACGTTCCTGGCCATGACAGGCTACGAGCAGGTCCGCTCCGTCGCCGCCGCCCTGGCCGGCGACCACGCGGCCGCCGCCCGCGTCGAACTGACCCTGCCGGAGACCGGCGTGTGCGGCGGCGCCGGCCTGTTCGACCAGCCGGGCACCGCCCCGGCCGACACCGGGCAGACGGACACCGGTGGCTGCTGCTCGACGCCCGCCGCGCCGCAGCTCATCACCCTCGGCGCCGCTCCGCAGGACTCCTGCTCACCCACGGGCGGCTGCTGA
- a CDS encoding GNAT family N-acetyltransferase, with the protein MDVALVTDRLVIRDWSVDDAEDALAIYGSPDVARWLTPAMERVGDVAAMRSVLQAWQEAQPNLPAPRGRWAVQRREDGAVVGGLGIRLLPPYEDDLEMSWQVAPEAWGQGYATEGGRALIAWAFTQDAEELFAVARPNNVRAIAMARRLGMEWVGETTKYYGLSLQVYRIRPGDLTG; encoded by the coding sequence ATGGACGTCGCGTTGGTCACCGACCGGCTCGTCATTCGGGACTGGTCCGTCGACGATGCCGAGGATGCCCTGGCGATCTACGGTTCGCCGGATGTCGCGCGTTGGCTCACTCCGGCGATGGAACGCGTCGGTGACGTGGCGGCGATGCGCTCGGTGTTGCAGGCCTGGCAGGAGGCGCAGCCGAATCTGCCGGCGCCTCGGGGCCGGTGGGCCGTGCAGCGCCGGGAGGACGGCGCGGTGGTGGGTGGCCTCGGCATCCGGCTGTTGCCACCGTACGAGGACGACCTGGAGATGAGCTGGCAGGTGGCCCCCGAGGCCTGGGGGCAGGGTTATGCCACCGAGGGCGGCCGCGCGCTCATCGCCTGGGCCTTCACCCAGGACGCCGAGGAACTCTTCGCGGTGGCGCGGCCGAACAACGTCCGCGCCATCGCCATGGCGAGGCGCCTCGGCATGGAGTGGGTCGGCGAGACCACCAAGTACTACGGCCTCAGTCTGCAGGTCTACCGCATCCGCCCCGGTGACCTGACCGGTTGA
- a CDS encoding beta-galactosidase: MRRTGHRAIPALLVSAALALGGLAGTMPAQAAPAAAPAATPTPHTVTWDDYSLKIDDKPTYIFGGEFHYFRQPSPDLWRDTLQKMKAGGFNTVSLYFDWAYHSPKKGVYDFTGVRDVDKLLDIANEVGIYVIARPGPYIQAEVDGGGYPAWLNVTPGHEKSLDPDHVASIDEWLDHINPIIARHQLTTGQGTVIAYQLENEFAKTAPADIDYVAHLKQKARDAGLDVPLTGNHWDHYNFTNSPVDIDGFDDYPLLFTCADPTWKPVSDYSSKKPAGKPLFLPEFQGGSINYWGGSDGDKCREKMGADFASVFYKNNIASGVTMQSLYMLYGGTNWGRQAVSGTYTSYDYGGAITEARQLTDKLQQDKLIGYFLQSVTPITRTDKVTAPALTNPTAITDTARRNPGTGTQFHTLRHKDSTSTSTDSTGMALTVGGNHSGYTFDDTAGQVQYTGTWTHADQSASYTAGEYQRTESWSNKTNDSLTVPFNGTGVRWIGSKAANHGLADVYVDGVKVDTVDSYGAGAEVKDQVIFSKDGLAAGNHTLKIVVTGQKNPASLATFVSVDAIDAVDATKTRAYPAVPQKAGTAITFAGRDSKILVADYRLGATQLQYSTSEIMTHAQIGDRDVAVLYGRSGQAGETVLNYAQQPTVQVLAGTVDQTWDPATGDLRLNYTHNGLARVLISGPGATRPLLLLLGDDQNAKKFWRTDTANGPVLVHGGDLLRTATAASGRLDLTGDSSSQQSVEVFAKGTDPITWNGAALATQSGVGGSAAAVLAGPSPVVLPALTDWKHAAESPEAQPGFDDSSWKFADRTSSNSITVPGTLPVLFADDYGYHYGDVWYRGHFNGASGATGVNLSSMTGGPGILSVWVNGTFAGTYSGGSSSNVTFPAGVFKPGVDNEVSVLVENLGHSQNPGTDDSNKAARGLTGAFLTGAPLSAITWRIQGALGGEDLVDTARGPMNTGGLYGERSGWTLPDFPDSSWTGTTLTTRDNTPGVSWYRTKATLNVPAGQDTSIGLKIADDPNRKYRALIYVNGWLLGTYINNVGPQHVFPLPNGILNPRGDNSIAVALWNEGATNGGLGTVTLENLGTTASPLNPAPVTGPGYAPATYTTPAHNAALTLNAPDNVTTAGTYPLSAAFAVPNGQPDASNVGLALNLPTGWSAQPTGPTTAATVTAGSSFTATWNVTAPTGTLTAITPLTTTAAYTQQNTAQQLTDTRTVRSVTAPTSTTDVGKLPFLASVNGWNGAVKIDKSNDNNSIKIAGATYTLGIGTNARSSFAVYVGGHCNRFTATVGVDDEVGNNGSVTYSVRADGTTLTTTPVLRGSDTAATTIDIAVPAGTTVLELAAGDGGDGNGNDHADWANPKVYCS; the protein is encoded by the coding sequence ATGCGCAGAACCGGTCACAGGGCGATCCCCGCCCTGCTGGTCAGTGCGGCCCTGGCACTCGGCGGACTCGCCGGCACCATGCCCGCCCAGGCCGCGCCGGCCGCCGCCCCCGCGGCGACCCCCACTCCCCACACCGTCACCTGGGACGACTACTCCCTGAAGATCGACGACAAGCCCACCTACATCTTCGGCGGGGAGTTCCACTACTTCCGTCAGCCCAGTCCCGACCTGTGGCGCGACACCCTGCAGAAGATGAAGGCCGGCGGCTTCAACACCGTCTCCCTCTACTTCGACTGGGCCTACCACTCGCCGAAGAAGGGCGTCTACGACTTCACCGGGGTCCGCGACGTCGACAAGCTCCTCGACATCGCCAACGAGGTCGGCATCTACGTCATCGCCCGACCCGGCCCCTACATCCAGGCCGAGGTCGACGGCGGCGGCTACCCGGCCTGGCTCAACGTGACACCCGGCCACGAGAAGTCCCTCGACCCGGACCACGTCGCCAGCATCGACGAGTGGCTCGACCACATCAACCCGATCATCGCCCGCCACCAGCTCACCACCGGCCAGGGCACGGTCATCGCCTACCAGCTCGAGAACGAGTTCGCCAAAACCGCGCCCGCCGACATCGACTACGTGGCGCACCTCAAGCAGAAGGCCCGCGACGCCGGCCTCGACGTGCCCCTCACCGGCAACCACTGGGACCACTACAACTTCACCAACAGCCCGGTCGACATCGACGGCTTCGACGACTACCCGCTCCTGTTCACCTGCGCCGACCCCACCTGGAAGCCGGTGTCGGACTACTCCAGCAAGAAGCCCGCCGGAAAGCCGCTCTTCCTCCCGGAGTTCCAGGGCGGCTCCATCAACTACTGGGGCGGCTCGGACGGCGACAAGTGCCGCGAGAAGATGGGCGCCGACTTCGCCTCGGTGTTCTACAAGAACAACATCGCCTCCGGCGTGACCATGCAGAGCCTCTACATGCTGTACGGCGGCACCAACTGGGGCCGGCAGGCCGTGAGCGGCACCTACACCTCGTACGACTACGGCGGAGCCATCACCGAGGCCCGGCAGCTCACCGACAAGTTGCAGCAGGACAAGCTGATCGGCTACTTCCTGCAGAGCGTCACCCCCATCACCAGGACCGACAAGGTGACGGCCCCCGCGCTCACCAACCCGACCGCGATCACCGACACCGCCCGCCGCAACCCCGGCACCGGCACCCAGTTCCACACCCTGCGCCACAAGGACTCCACGTCCACGAGCACCGACTCCACGGGCATGGCGCTGACCGTGGGCGGCAACCACTCCGGTTACACGTTCGACGACACCGCCGGCCAGGTCCAGTACACCGGCACCTGGACGCACGCCGACCAGAGCGCCAGCTACACCGCCGGCGAGTACCAGCGCACCGAGTCCTGGTCCAACAAGACCAACGACAGCCTCACCGTGCCGTTCAACGGCACCGGTGTCCGCTGGATCGGCTCCAAGGCCGCCAACCACGGTCTCGCCGACGTCTACGTCGACGGTGTGAAGGTCGACACCGTCGACAGCTACGGCGCCGGCGCCGAGGTCAAGGACCAGGTGATCTTCAGCAAGGACGGCCTGGCAGCAGGCAACCACACCCTGAAGATCGTCGTCACCGGGCAGAAGAACCCCGCCTCCCTCGCCACCTTCGTCTCCGTCGACGCGATCGACGCCGTCGACGCGACGAAGACCCGCGCCTACCCGGCCGTTCCGCAGAAGGCCGGCACCGCGATCACCTTCGCCGGCCGCGACTCCAAGATCCTCGTCGCCGACTACAGGCTCGGCGCCACCCAGCTGCAGTACTCCACCTCCGAGATCATGACGCACGCCCAGATCGGCGACCGCGACGTCGCCGTCCTCTACGGCCGCAGCGGCCAGGCGGGCGAAACCGTCCTCAACTACGCCCAGCAGCCGACCGTTCAGGTCCTGGCCGGCACCGTCGACCAGACCTGGGACCCCGCCACCGGCGATCTGCGCCTCAACTACACCCACAACGGCCTCGCCCGCGTCCTGATCAGCGGCCCCGGCGCCACCCGCCCGCTCCTGCTGCTGCTCGGCGACGACCAGAACGCCAAGAAGTTCTGGCGCACCGACACCGCGAACGGCCCCGTCCTCGTCCACGGCGGCGACCTGCTGCGCACCGCGACCGCCGCCTCCGGCCGCCTCGACCTGACCGGCGACAGCTCCTCGCAGCAGAGCGTGGAGGTGTTCGCGAAGGGCACCGACCCGATCACCTGGAACGGCGCGGCCCTGGCCACCCAGAGCGGTGTCGGCGGATCCGCCGCGGCCGTTCTCGCCGGGCCCTCCCCGGTCGTGCTGCCCGCCCTCACGGACTGGAAGCACGCCGCGGAGTCCCCCGAGGCGCAGCCCGGGTTCGACGACTCCTCGTGGAAGTTCGCGGACAGGACCAGCTCGAACAGCATCACCGTGCCGGGCACCCTGCCGGTGCTGTTCGCGGACGACTACGGCTACCACTACGGCGACGTGTGGTACCGCGGCCACTTCAACGGTGCGAGCGGCGCAACGGGTGTCAACCTGTCGTCGATGACCGGGGGCCCCGGCATCCTCTCGGTGTGGGTGAACGGCACCTTCGCCGGCACCTACAGCGGCGGGAGCTCCAGCAACGTCACGTTCCCGGCGGGTGTGTTCAAGCCCGGCGTGGACAACGAGGTGTCGGTCCTGGTCGAGAACCTGGGCCACAGCCAGAACCCGGGCACCGACGACTCGAACAAGGCGGCCCGCGGTCTGACCGGCGCGTTCCTCACCGGCGCTCCGCTGTCGGCGATCACCTGGCGGATCCAGGGCGCCCTCGGCGGTGAGGACCTGGTCGACACCGCGCGCGGTCCGATGAACACCGGCGGCCTGTACGGCGAGCGGTCCGGCTGGACCCTGCCCGACTTCCCCGACAGCTCCTGGACCGGCACCACCCTGACCACCCGCGACAACACCCCCGGCGTCTCGTGGTACCGCACCAAGGCCACGCTCAACGTGCCCGCCGGGCAGGACACCTCGATCGGCCTGAAGATCGCCGACGACCCGAACCGCAAGTACCGGGCCCTGATCTACGTCAACGGCTGGCTGCTCGGCACCTACATCAACAACGTCGGCCCGCAGCACGTCTTCCCGCTCCCCAACGGCATCCTCAACCCCCGCGGCGACAACAGCATCGCCGTCGCCCTGTGGAACGAGGGCGCCACCAACGGCGGCCTGGGCACCGTGACCCTGGAGAACCTCGGCACCACCGCCTCCCCGCTCAACCCCGCGCCGGTCACCGGACCCGGCTACGCTCCCGCCACCTACACCACCCCGGCCCACAACGCCGCGCTCACCCTGAACGCGCCCGACAACGTCACCACGGCCGGAACCTACCCCCTCTCCGCGGCCTTCGCCGTCCCCAACGGACAGCCCGACGCCTCGAACGTCGGCCTCGCCCTCAACCTGCCCACCGGCTGGAGCGCGCAGCCCACCGGCCCCACCACCGCGGCCACCGTCACGGCCGGCTCCTCCTTCACCGCCACCTGGAACGTCACCGCCCCCACCGGCACCCTCACCGCCATCACCCCCCTCACCACCACCGCCGCCTACACCCAGCAGAACACCGCCCAGCAGCTCACCGACACCCGCACCGTCCGCTCCGTGACCGCACCCACCAGCACCACGGACGTCGGCAAGCTGCCGTTCCTGGCATCCGTCAACGGCTGGAACGGGGCGGTCAAGATCGACAAGAGCAACGACAACAACTCCATCAAGATCGCCGGCGCGACCTACACCCTGGGCATCGGCACCAACGCCAGGAGCAGCTTCGCCGTCTACGTCGGCGGTCACTGCAACCGCTTCACCGCCACCGTCGGCGTCGACGACGAGGTCGGCAACAACGGCTCGGTGACCTACAGCGTCCGCGCCGACGGCACCACCCTGACCACCACCCCGGTCCTGCGCGGCAGCGACACCGCCGCCACCACCATCGACATCGCCGTCCCCGCCGGGACCACCGTTCTCGAACTCGCCGCAGGAGACGGCGGGGACGGCAACGGCAACGACCACGCCGACTGGGCGAACCCCAAGGTGTACTGCTCCTGA
- a CDS encoding FHA domain-containing protein, which produces MEPPLRERAAPHFVVNRPDRLRGRVFVLDDQPMLVGRDGDCQIQVGDPGVSRRHAVVWRASGRTTVEDLASTNGTMLNGHTVLGQQVLHSGDVLDFGPFEVHYEEPPPDDRTVQAPGLGAGRAPGDASDTTPGPGPGPTPHGAAAAAPPPPGPPPPGPPPPGPPPPGPPPREVPLSPPDGERRFDVGGQRADWLSNVAGDQFNYVQQAQRESFLKEIAATRTRARHLIVVGFLLFLVGGGVYGWAIIRFITRTNDDLSSGSSNFDSSPELLGPKVAGVPVGAVGFATAAIGTVLMVIGIVLHIVTTSRRRRFEEAERQASRRQR; this is translated from the coding sequence ATGGAACCACCTCTGCGAGAGCGCGCCGCACCGCACTTCGTGGTCAACCGCCCGGACCGGCTGCGCGGCCGGGTGTTCGTCCTCGACGACCAGCCGATGCTCGTCGGGCGGGACGGCGACTGCCAGATCCAGGTGGGCGATCCGGGCGTCAGCCGACGGCACGCGGTGGTGTGGCGGGCCTCGGGCCGGACCACGGTGGAGGATCTCGCCTCCACCAACGGCACCATGTTGAACGGTCACACGGTGCTGGGGCAGCAGGTGCTGCACTCGGGCGACGTTCTGGATTTTGGACCGTTCGAGGTGCACTACGAAGAGCCACCCCCCGACGACCGGACCGTCCAGGCCCCGGGGCTCGGAGCCGGCCGTGCCCCGGGCGATGCCTCGGACACCACGCCGGGCCCCGGGCCCGGGCCCACGCCGCACGGCGCTGCCGCCGCAGCGCCGCCGCCACCCGGCCCACCACCACCCGGCCCACCACCACCCGGCCCACCACCACCCGGCCCGCCACCGCGCGAAGTCCCCCTTTCGCCGCCCGACGGCGAGCGGCGGTTCGACGTCGGGGGGCAGCGGGCCGATTGGCTGAGCAACGTCGCCGGGGACCAGTTCAACTACGTCCAGCAGGCGCAGCGTGAGAGTTTCCTCAAGGAGATCGCCGCGACCCGCACCCGGGCCAGGCATCTGATCGTGGTCGGCTTCCTGCTCTTCCTGGTAGGGGGCGGGGTCTACGGCTGGGCGATCATTCGATTCATAACCCGGACCAACGACGATCTCTCGTCGGGGAGTTCGAACTTCGACTCCTCTCCGGAGCTGCTCGGACCGAAGGTGGCCGGGGTGCCGGTCGGGGCGGTCGGGTTCGCGACGGCGGCGATCGGGACCGTCCTCATGGTCATCGGGATCGTGCTGCACATCGTGACGACGTCCCGGCGCCGTCGCTTCGAGGAGGCCGAGCGGCAGGCGTCCAGGCGGCAGCGGTGA